TAAAGCACTTGTAAGAAGTATAAGTAATGACAGATAAAATAAGTTATTTAATAACAAATTTACCGCAGGGTTGGAAAGTTAAAACCATAGAAGAAGTTTGTAAAAATTCAAGCTCTAATTTAGCATTAAAAGATATTAAAGATAAAAATGGACAATATCCTGTTTTTGGTGCTAGCGGTATTGTTGGTTATGTGGATTTTTATCATAAAGATAAAGAATGTTTAGGTATAGTAAAAGATGGAGCCGGAGTAGGAAGAGTTTTTGTATTGCCAAAAAATACTTCAGTTATAGGAACTTTAAATTATTTAGAAACTTTTGAAAATACTAATCTTAAATATTTGTTTCATTTTCTTTGTAGTGTTGATTTTTCAAAATATGTTTTAGGTTCAGCTATACCACATATTTATTTTAGAGATTATAAAAAAGAGCAAATTCCACTACCACCCCTTAAAGAGCAAGAAAGGATAGTGGAAATTTTAGATGAGAGTTTTGCAAAGATAGATGAGAGTATAAAAATCTTAGAGCAGGATTTGCTAAATTTAGATGAGTTAATGCAAAGTGCCATGCAAAAAGCTTTTAACCCTTTAAAAGATAATATTAAGGAAAACTACAAACTCCCACAAGGTTGGGAATGGAAAAGCTTAGGGGAAATATGTTTTATTACAGATGGAACACACAAAACACCTAATTATATAAAAACAGGGATTCCTTTTTTATCTGTTAAAAATATTTCTAAAGGTTTTTTTGATTTAAGCGATATCAAATACATTTCATTAGAAGAGCATAACAAACTTATAAAAAGAGCTAAGCCTGAATTTGGAGATATTTTAATTTGTCGCATCGGAACCTTGGGAAAGGCTATAAAAATTTCTTTAGATTTTGAATTTAGTATTTTCGTTAGTTTGGGACTTTTAAAACCAAAAATTAAAATTATAAGTGATTATTTGGTTTATTTTTTGAATTCTTATTTTATTGAAGGGTGGATTGATAATAATAAAGTTGGTGGTGGAACGCATACTGCAAAATTAAATTTAAATATTTTAGAAAAATGCCCTATCGCACTTCCCTCACTCAAAGAGCAAGAGCAAATCGTTTCTTATTTAGATGAGTTTTCTTCTAATGTAAAAAATTTAAAGCAAAACTATCAAATGCAGATAAAAAACCTACAAGAGCTTAAAAAGTCCTTGCTAGATAAAGCTTTTCAAGGAAGATTATAAATGTTAAAATTTTTATCAAATTTTAACATAAGGACTAGATATGTTAAAAATTTTTGATTTTTTTAACATATTTTTTTATAATGTTAAAAATTTTAAAAAATTTTAACATATGGAAAAATTATGAAAGAATTCATACCACCAAAACTTCCTTTAGATATAGAATTAAATGCAAATATTTATGGTCTCATCATTAGGGCTTCGAGAAAATTAGCGGAGTTAAATGGACTTAGCAAAAGCATGCCTAATCCAAATATATTAATCAATGCTTTGATCTTGCAAGAAGCTAAAGATTCTAGCGAGATAGAAAATATTATTACCACTCACGATGAACTTTTTTTATCTCAAATCGATGAAAGTAAACTTACAAGAGCGGCAAAAGAAGTAAAAGACTATGAAAATGCTTTAAAAAAAGGATATGAGCTTTTAAAAAAAGAGCAATTATTAAGAAATGCACATATTTTAGAAATTCAAAAAAGACTAGAAAGAAATAATGCAGGTTTTAGAAAACAAAGCGGAACTACACTGATAAATCCTACCACAGGAGAAATCAAACACACACCCCCGCAAAATCCTAGTGACATACAAGAACTTATGGGAAATTTGGAGCGATACATCAACGATGATACTTTAGATGAACTTGATTTTTTGGTAAAAATGGCAATCATTCATTATCAGTTTGAAAGCATACATCCATTTTACGATGGTAATGGTAGAACAGGCAGGATTATCAATATACTTTATTTAGTTT
This genomic stretch from Campylobacter lari subsp. concheus harbors:
- a CDS encoding restriction endonuclease subunit S is translated as MTDKISYLITNLPQGWKVKTIEEVCKNSSSNLALKDIKDKNGQYPVFGASGIVGYVDFYHKDKECLGIVKDGAGVGRVFVLPKNTSVIGTLNYLETFENTNLKYLFHFLCSVDFSKYVLGSAIPHIYFRDYKKEQIPLPPLKEQERIVEILDESFAKIDESIKILEQDLLNLDELMQSAMQKAFNPLKDNIKENYKLPQGWEWKSLGEICFITDGTHKTPNYIKTGIPFLSVKNISKGFFDLSDIKYISLEEHNKLIKRAKPEFGDILICRIGTLGKAIKISLDFEFSIFVSLGLLKPKIKIISDYLVYFLNSYFIEGWIDNNKVGGGTHTAKLNLNILEKCPIALPSLKEQEQIVSYLDEFSSNVKNLKQNYQMQIKNLQELKKSLLDKAFQGRL
- a CDS encoding Fic family protein, whose amino-acid sequence is MKEFIPPKLPLDIELNANIYGLIIRASRKLAELNGLSKSMPNPNILINALILQEAKDSSEIENIITTHDELFLSQIDESKLTRAAKEVKDYENALKKGYELLKKEQLLRNAHILEIQKRLERNNAGFRKQSGTTLINPTTGEIKHTPPQNPSDIQELMGNLERYINDDTLDELDFLVKMAIIHYQFESIHPFYDGNGRTGRIINILYLVYKGLLDLPILYLSAYIVNNKEEYYNLLQKVRDEGAILEWIEYILKGVEQTAIKTIETIIIIEKMMIDVSDILQNKTNFYSKDFVELLFSHPYTKIDFLINKLDISRQSASKYLKICENLGVLECIKMGRNNYYINIELLRLFRKGIF